A stretch of Deltaproteobacteria bacterium DNA encodes these proteins:
- the rlmN gene encoding 23S rRNA (adenine(2503)-C(2))-methyltransferase RlmN, whose protein sequence is MQKINIKNIPLAQLEAELAEMGIEKYRLQQVLQWLYERDVTTFEEMTNVSKKLRQELSERYNIERLSVVSEQISNDGTRKYLLRLQDNETVESVLIPNEDRLTLCISSQVGCAMSCRYCLTGLLGLKRNLTQFEIVEQVMVVRRNLREGERMSNIVFMGMGEPMHNLKAVIPAVHILVEPRCLNFSKRKVTVSTSGLVPEMLEFGAHSDVRLAISLCATTNEIRSVLVPINKKYPLEVLLEACRKYPLPKRGRITMEYVMLAGVNDTKEDARRLTKILSDVPCKINLIPFNEFPGSEFKRPNDESVKQFQNYLAERDFQTNIRSSRGSDILGACGQLKAEHEPKERAPHVQ, encoded by the coding sequence GTGCAGAAAATAAACATCAAAAATATTCCTTTAGCTCAGTTGGAAGCTGAGCTGGCAGAAATGGGTATAGAGAAATACCGTCTGCAGCAAGTTCTGCAATGGCTCTATGAGCGCGATGTGACGACTTTTGAAGAGATGACCAATGTCTCTAAAAAATTGCGCCAGGAGTTGTCAGAACGCTACAATATAGAACGCCTTTCTGTTGTGTCCGAGCAGATCTCGAATGATGGCACCCGCAAATACCTTCTCCGCTTGCAGGACAACGAAACCGTAGAATCGGTGCTGATTCCTAACGAAGATCGCCTCACCCTTTGTATTTCTTCTCAGGTGGGTTGCGCGATGAGTTGTCGCTATTGTTTGACGGGGCTTTTGGGCTTAAAGAGAAACCTCACTCAATTTGAAATTGTGGAACAGGTGATGGTCGTTAGACGCAATTTGAGAGAAGGTGAGCGCATGAGCAATATTGTCTTTATGGGCATGGGCGAGCCCATGCATAATTTGAAGGCTGTAATTCCCGCAGTTCACATCTTGGTGGAGCCGCGTTGCTTGAATTTTTCCAAACGCAAAGTGACCGTGTCTACCAGTGGTTTGGTGCCTGAGATGTTGGAGTTTGGTGCTCATTCGGATGTGCGTTTGGCGATTTCTCTCTGTGCCACTACCAATGAAATACGAAGTGTGCTGGTACCCATCAATAAAAAATATCCCCTGGAAGTGTTGTTGGAGGCCTGTCGCAAATATCCTCTCCCCAAACGCGGACGCATTACCATGGAATATGTGATGCTTGCTGGAGTGAACGACACCAAAGAAGATGCCAGGCGTCTCACCAAAATTTTATCGGACGTCCCTTGCAAAATTAATTTAATTCCATTCAACGAATTCCCAGGTTCAGAATTCAAGCGTCCCAATGACGAAAGCGTAAAACAGTTTCAAAATTATCTGGCTGAACGTGATTTTCAGACC